The DNA sequence GCGCCGCCATCGTCCCCTGGAACTTCCCCATCCAGAACGCCGCCTGGAAGCTGGCCCCGGCCCTGGCCGCCGGCAACACCGTCGTCCTCAAGCCGGCCGAGCAGACCCCCTGCACGGCCGTGGAGCTGGCCAAGCTGTGCAGCGAGGCGGGCGTGCCCGACGGGGTGGTCAACGTCCTGCCCGGGTTCGGGCCGGAGGCGGGCGAGCCGCTGGTCACCTCGCCCGAGGTCGACAAGGTCGCCTTCACCGGCTCCACCGAGGTCGGCAAGCGGGTCGCGGCCCTGGCCGCCGGCACGGTCAAGAACGTCCTCCTGGAGCTGGGCGGCAAGTCGGCCAACATCCTGCTCGACGACGCCGACCTCGACCTGGCCGCCGACGGCGCCGCCTACGCCATCTTCTTCCACCAGGGCCAGGTCTGCACCGCCGGCAGCCGGCTGCTGGTGGCCCGGCCGGTCCACGACGAGGTGGTGGCCCGCCTGGTCGACATCGCCAAGCGGATCACCGTCGGCCCGGCCCCCGACCCCGCCGCCGACATGGGCCCGCTGGTCTCGGCCGAGCAGCTGGAACGGGTCGAGCGCTACGTGCGCATCGGCCAGGAGGAGGGGGCCAAGCTGGCCACCGGCGGCGAGCGCGTGACCGTCCCCGGCCACGAGGGCGGCTACTACTTCGCCCCGACCATCTTCACCGGGGTCGACCCGTCGTCACGGATCGCCCAGGAGGAGATCTTCGGCCCGGTCCTGGCCGTCATCCCCTTCGACG is a window from the Actinomycetota bacterium genome containing:
- a CDS encoding aldehyde dehydrogenase family protein; translated protein: MPADYQLFVDGASTDAAGGEIFETIDPSTGRAHATVARAGKADVDHAVAAARAAFEDGRWSGLKPERRAAVLQAVAAKLKEQAPRLVDLEVRDAGGTIRKTRSSDVAGAMFTFRTYAELATRLPVELPLPFTVAPGPSHNYLRREPVGVCAAIVPWNFPIQNAAWKLAPALAAGNTVVLKPAEQTPCTAVELAKLCSEAGVPDGVVNVLPGFGPEAGEPLVTSPEVDKVAFTGSTEVGKRVAALAAGTVKNVLLELGGKSANILLDDADLDLAADGAAYAIFFHQGQVCTAGSRLLVARPVHDEVVARLVDIAKRITVGPAPDPAADMGPLVSAEQLERVERYVRIGQEEGAKLATGGERVTVPGHEGGYYFAPTIFTGVDPSSRIAQEEIFGPVLAVIPFDDDDQAVAIANDSPYGLAGAVWSRDSARAVRLAERLRTGTVWVNDYHLLNP